In a genomic window of Pseudomonas putida:
- a CDS encoding thiolase family protein — MENVYIVGVGMTAFGRHTDKTIKQLTAWAVEDALKDADCDRKWIQVGFFGNCTQGHFDGQHMIRGQVALLPLGLDSIPIFNIEGACASSSHAFNLAVTQLQAGAADVALAVGAEKMFYSDKAKMFSAFESAWDIETFEENKHYLASMGKGIVPPAGSQSEKPYSPFMDVYAALGRGGLMERYGITQRQLAAVSSKNHGHSVHNERSQYRNAMSIEEILAAPPITYPITLPMCSPISDGAAAVILCTESAFKKYGFNKNRAVKVLASVVRSASARAAEDFDKGCTHLAGKAAFEQAGISPQDVDVAEVHDATAIGELLAIEALGLCEPGMSGVMAETGDSALGGRLPVNPSGGLESKGHPIGATGIGQIFELVEQLRGNCGPRQVEGARIALQGNGGGLWRVEESTEHVGIFGRA; from the coding sequence ATGGAAAACGTATACATCGTCGGCGTCGGCATGACCGCCTTCGGCCGTCACACTGACAAGACCATCAAGCAACTGACCGCCTGGGCGGTGGAAGATGCACTGAAGGATGCCGATTGCGACCGGAAGTGGATTCAGGTCGGATTCTTCGGCAACTGCACCCAGGGCCACTTTGATGGCCAGCACATGATCCGTGGTCAAGTGGCACTCTTGCCGCTAGGCCTGGACAGCATCCCGATCTTCAACATCGAAGGGGCTTGCGCCTCTTCGAGCCATGCCTTCAACCTGGCCGTGACCCAGTTGCAGGCCGGTGCTGCCGATGTGGCTTTGGCTGTGGGCGCCGAGAAGATGTTCTATAGCGACAAGGCAAAAATGTTCTCGGCGTTCGAGTCCGCCTGGGACATCGAAACCTTCGAGGAAAACAAGCATTATCTGGCGAGCATGGGCAAGGGCATCGTGCCGCCTGCCGGCTCGCAATCGGAAAAACCTTACAGCCCGTTCATGGACGTCTACGCGGCCCTGGGTCGTGGCGGCCTGATGGAGCGTTATGGCATTACCCAGCGCCAGTTGGCTGCCGTGTCCTCGAAGAACCATGGCCACTCGGTGCACAACGAGCGCTCCCAGTACCGCAATGCCATGAGCATCGAGGAAATCCTCGCCGCCCCGCCGATCACCTACCCGATCACCCTGCCGATGTGCTCGCCGATTTCCGATGGCGCCGCCGCCGTCATCCTCTGCACTGAATCGGCATTCAAGAAATACGGTTTCAACAAGAACCGTGCCGTCAAGGTTCTGGCCAGCGTCGTGCGCTCAGCCTCGGCCCGGGCAGCCGAAGACTTCGACAAAGGTTGCACCCACCTGGCTGGCAAGGCGGCATTCGAGCAGGCAGGCATCAGCCCGCAAGATGTCGATGTGGCTGAAGTGCATGACGCCACCGCTATCGGCGAACTGCTGGCAATCGAAGCCCTGGGCCTATGCGAACCGGGCATGAGCGGTGTGATGGCCGAGACTGGCGACAGCGCCCTGGGCGGCCGTTTGCCGGTCAACCCTTCCGGCGGCCTGGAGTCCAAGGGGCATCCGATCGGCGCCACTGGCATCGGCCAGATCTTCGAGCTGGTCGAGCAACTGCGTGGCAACTGTGGCCCGCGTCAGGTCGAAGGTGCCCGAATCGCCTTGCAAGGCAACGGCGGCGGTCTGTGGCGTGTGGAAGAGTCCACCGAGCACGTCGGCATTTTCGGCCGCGCCTGA
- a CDS encoding SDR family NAD(P)-dependent oxidoreductase, translating into MTIRFDDRVAIVTGAGNGLGRVHALNLAARGAKVVINDFGGSRDGSGSSSDAALAVVEEIRQAGGVAIANGANVADYEQVQAMVKQAVEAFGRVDILINNAGILRDKSFAKMEMADIKAVIDVHLMGSINCTKAVWELMREQNYGRILMTTSAAGLFGNFGQANYGAAKMAVVGLMNMLAIEGRKNNILVNTLAPMAATRMTEDVMPAELLAASRPEQVTPGALFLVSENAPTKLILGAGAGVFSAVRMEETAPVYIGNEDLTPEAVEAHMAQITDWSTAVERFDANAQVKEFIDTAMAAIKARQA; encoded by the coding sequence ATGACCATTCGTTTTGATGATCGCGTTGCTATCGTCACCGGCGCCGGCAACGGCCTTGGCCGCGTTCATGCATTGAACCTGGCGGCGCGCGGCGCCAAGGTTGTGATCAACGACTTCGGCGGTAGCCGCGACGGTTCTGGCAGCTCGTCTGACGCCGCCCTGGCGGTGGTCGAGGAAATCCGCCAGGCCGGTGGCGTCGCCATTGCCAACGGCGCCAACGTGGCCGACTACGAACAGGTCCAGGCCATGGTCAAACAAGCGGTCGAAGCCTTCGGTCGCGTCGACATCCTGATCAACAACGCCGGCATCCTGCGCGACAAGTCGTTCGCCAAGATGGAAATGGCTGATATTAAGGCAGTGATCGATGTGCACTTGATGGGCTCGATCAACTGCACCAAGGCAGTGTGGGAACTGATGCGCGAGCAGAACTATGGCCGCATCCTGATGACCACCTCGGCCGCCGGCCTGTTCGGCAACTTCGGCCAGGCCAACTATGGCGCGGCGAAGATGGCGGTGGTGGGCCTGATGAACATGCTCGCCATCGAAGGCCGCAAGAACAATATCCTGGTCAACACCCTGGCGCCAATGGCGGCCACCCGCATGACCGAGGACGTGATGCCGGCCGAACTGCTGGCGGCCAGCCGTCCTGAGCAAGTCACCCCGGGCGCATTGTTCCTGGTCAGCGAAAACGCACCGACCAAGCTGATTCTCGGAGCCGGTGCCGGCGTGTTCTCCGCCGTGCGCATGGAAGAGACCGCTCCGGTGTACATCGGCAACGAGGATCTGACACCGGAAGCCGTTGAGGCGCACATGGCGCAGATCACCGACTGGAGCACTGCCGTGGAGCGTTTCGACGCCAACGCGCAGGTCAAGGAGTTCATTGACACTGCCATGGCGGCCATCAAGGCTCGTCAGGCCTGA